One Mycolicibacterium parafortuitum DNA segment encodes these proteins:
- the rpmB gene encoding 50S ribosomal protein L28 produces MAAVCEICGKGPGFGKSVSHSHRRTSRRWNPNIQSVRAVSGPGGNKHRVNVCTSCLKAGKVSRG; encoded by the coding sequence ATGGCTGCCGTGTGCGAGATCTGCGGGAAAGGCCCCGGCTTCGGAAAGTCGGTGTCGCACTCCCATCGCCGGACCAGCCGTCGGTGGAACCCGAACATCCAGTCGGTGCGCGCCGTGTCCGGCCCCGGTGGCAACAAGCACCGCGTCAACGTGTGCACGTCGTGCCTGAAGGCCGGCAAGGTCTCGCGCGGCTAG